The DNA window GCCCTATTCGCCGTCGCCCTTACTGGCCCGCTCGTACGCCGTGGCAGAGGCCTTCACGAAGTCGCGGTTCATGCGCGCGATGAAGTCCACCGAGATGCCCTTCGGGCACGCGGACTCGCACTCGCCGTGGTTGGTGCAGCCGCCGAAGCCCTCGTTGTCCATGGCGGTGACCATGTTGCGGGCGCGCTCGGGGCGCTCGGCCTGGCCCTGCGGCAAGAGGCCAAGGTGGGTGATCTTGGCGGCCGTGAAGAGGCTGGCCGACGCGTTCGGGCACGCGGCCACGCAGGCGCCGCAGCCGATGCACTCGGCGGCGTCCATGGCCATGTCCGACACGTGCTTCGGGATGGGCGTGGCGTTGGCGTCGAGCGGGGAACCCGTGCGGATGGAGATGTAGCCGCCCGCCTGGATGATGCGGTCGAAGCCGCTGCGGTCCACCACCAGGTCCTTGAGCAGCGGGAAGCCCGCGGCGCGGAACGGCTCGATCCAGATGTCGAAGGGGCCGTTCTTGAACTGGCGCATGTGGAGCTGGCAGGTGGTGGTCAGCTTCTGCGGGCCATGCGCCTCGCCGTTGATGACCATGCCGCACGCGCCACAGATGCCCTCACGGCAGTCGTGGTCGAACGCGATGGGCTCCTTGCCCTTCGCGATCAAGTCGTCGTTCACGACGTCGAGCATCTCGAGGAAGCTCATGTGCTCGTCGGCCAGGACCTTGTAGTCCTCGAACTTGCCGGGGGCCTGCGGCGACTTCTGGCGCCAAACGTGGAGCGTGATGTTGAACGTGGTCATGTCTGTCCTGCTCCGTTACTTGTAGCTGCGCTTGCTGGGCTTGACGTAGTCGAAGGTCAGCGGCTCTTTGTGGAGCTCGGGCTTCGCGGAGTTGCCCGTGTAGCCCCAGGCCGACACGAACGCGAAGTTGTCGTCGTCGCGCAGCGCCTCGCCGTCGTCCTCGTGCTCCGCGCGGAAGTGTCCGCCGCAGCTCTCTTCCCGCGTGAGCGCGTCCAGGCACATCAGCTCGCCCAGCTCGAAGAAGTCTTCCACGCGGCCGGCCTTCTCGAGCGTCTGGTTGAGCTCCTCGCCGGTGCCCGTGATCTTGAGGTGCTTCTCGAAGTCGGCGCGCAGCTTCGGGATCTCGCGGAGAGCCTCCTCGAGGCCGGCCTTGGTGCGCGACATGCCGCACTTGGTCCAGATGATCTTGCCCAGCTCGCGGTGGTAGTGGTCGGGGCCGTGCTTGGGCTCGGGGGCGTTCATCAGCCGCTTGACCCGCTCCTTCACGTCCTTGACCACCTTCTGCACCTCGGGGTGATCCTCGCCCAGCTCCGGGAAGGTGCGCTGGCCCACGCGCTTGCTGGCCTCGGTGCCGATGTAGTTGCCCACGGTGTACGGCAGCACGAAATAGCCGTCCGCCAGGCCCTGCATGAGCGCCGACGCGCCCAGGCGGTTGGCGCCGTGGTCGCTGAAGTTGGCCTCACCGCCCGAGAACAAGCCCGGGATGGTGGTCATGAGGTTGTAGTCCACCCAGATGCCACCCATGGTGTAGTGCGTGGCCGGGTAGATGCGCATCGGCGTGGTGTACGGGGACTCGCCGGTGATGCGCTGGTACATGTCGAAGAGGTTGCCGTAGCGCTCCTCGATGGTGGGCCGACCCAGGCGCTTCAGGGCGTCCGCGAAGTCCAAGTAGACGGCGCGGCGCTCACCGTCCACGACGGGCCCGACACCCAGGCCCTGGTCGCAGACGTACATGGCGTTGCGGCTGGCCACGTCGCGCGGGACCAGGTTGCCGAAGGCCGGGTACTTCTCTTCCAGGTAGTAGTAGCGGTCCTTCTCGGCGATCTGGTCCGGGGACTTCCCGCAGTCTTCCTTCTTGCGGGGCACCCAGACGCGGCCGTCGTTGCGGAGCGACTCGCTCATGAGCGTGAGCTTGCCCTGGTACTCACCGGCGCGCGGGATGCACGTGGGGTGAATCTGCGTGTAGCAGGGGTTCGCGAAGAGAGCGCCCTTGCGGTGCGCGCGCCACGCCGCGGTGCAGTTGCTGCCCATGGCGTTGGTGGACAGGTAGAAGACGTTGCCGTAGCCACCGGTGCAGAGCACCACCACGTCGGCCACGTGCGGCTTGATCTCGCCGGTCTTGAGGTCACGCGTGACGATGCCGCGTGCCTTGCCGTCCACGACCACCAGGTCGAGCATCTCGCTGCGGGTGTGCATCTCCACGGTGCCGGCCTCGATCTGCTTCTCGAGCGCCGAATAGGCACCCAGGAGCAGCTGCTGCCCAGTCTGACCGCGCGCGTAGAACGTGCGCGAGACCTGCGCGCCACCGAAGGAGCGGTTGGCCAGGAGGCCGCCGTACTCGCGCGCGAAGGGCACGCCGGCCGCCACGCACTGGTCGATGATGTTCACGCTCAGCTCGGCCAAGCGGTAGACGTTGGCCTCACGGGCGCGGAAGTCGCCGCCCTTCACCGTGTCGTAGAACAGGCGGTAGACGCTGTCGCCGTCGTTCTGGTAGTTCTTGGCGGCGTTGATGCCGCCCTGGGCCGCGATGGAGTGGGCGCGACGCGGGCTGTCCTGGAAGCAGAAGCACTTCACCTTGTAGCCCATCTCGCCCAGGCTGGCCGCCGCAGCGCCGCCCGCGAGGCCCGAGCCCACGACGATGATCTCGTACTTGCGGCGATTGGCGGGAGCCACGAGCTTCCCGTTCATCTTGTGCTGGGTCCACCGCTGCTCGATGGGGATCGACTTATCGGGTTCGTTCGAACGAAGTTCCATGATCTCTCCGAAGCTGCTGGTCAGTGGTCGCTGGCGGGCGAGTCGTTGGCGTCGGCCATCGCGGCGGCGTAGCCGGCGGGAGCCTCGATGAACCCGAGGTGGACGCTGACGGGGAACATCAGGTTGCCGAGGGTGAGGATGGTAGCGAGGCCCACCGCGGCGTCACGGCGCAGCGGGTTGTACTTGGGGTGGTTGGCGCCGATGGTCTGGAAGGCGCTGAAGAACCCGTGGTAGATGTGCAGGCCGAGGGCCAGGTTGCCGACGATGTAGATGCCGGCCAGCAGCGGGTGCGAGAGGCCCGCGTAGAAGTTCCAGAACGGGTTCTCGAAGTGCACTTCGTTGAAGAGCTGCGGCGCCAGCGTGAAGTGCAGCAGGTGGAACCCGATGAACAGCAGCAGCGCGATGCCGCTGACGGGCATGGCCTTGCTCGCGAAGGTGGCCTCCGTGTGCTTGGTCATGTGGTAGGCCTGCGGGCGGGCGTCCTTGTTGCGGGTGACCAGCGAGAAGGCGGACACGATGTGGACGCTGACGGCGGCGAGCAGGACGAAGCGCGTGGGCCAGAGGATGTACCAGGCCTCGTGCAGCGTGGCCGCGTACTCGTTGAACGCGTCCTCACCGACATAGGCGTTCAGGTTTCCGAGCATGTGCCCCACCGTGAATCCGACCATGACGAGGCCCGAGAGGGCCATAGCCACCTTCTTGCCGATGGTGCTCTGATAGAGCGTCAGCGCTCTCTGCATGGGTATCTCCTGCTGGGCTGGGCAGCTCTCCGCGCGCTGGGCGTCACGCGAGCCGAATGGACGGCCATATACAACGTACGCAGCGGGTTGTCGACGTAAGGCTGTGCCTGGGCGTAGCGTAACGGGCGGGGCCGGTCCCCGACTCGATCGCCACCCCACGCGAAGGGAAGCCGCCATGTCCACCCGCCCGCCCCAGACCCCCCGCCTGACCATCGACATCGTCTCCGACGTGGTCTGCCCGTGGTGCGTGATCGGCTACGAGACGCTGGCCCAGACGCTGCGCGGCATGGGCCTCGCCGACACCACCGAGGTGCGCTTCCACCCGTTCGAGCTGAACCCACACCTGGCCGCGGGCGGCCAGCACTTGGGCGAGCACCTGGCCCAGAAGTACGGCTCCAACAGCGACCAGAGCCGCGCGGCGAGGGCACGTCTGACATCACTCGGCGAGTCGCTGGGCTTCGCGTTCCGTTTCAGCGACGAGACCCGCATCTACAACACGTGGCGGGCTCACCAGCTGCTGTTTTGGGCACGCGAATCGGCCGGACTGCAGAAGCAGCTCGAGCTGCAGCGCCTGCTCTTCGAGGCGTACTTCACGGAGGGGCGCCCCATCGACGACGTGCCCACGCTGGTGGAGGTGGCCGCGCGAGCGGGGCTCGACGCCGAAGAGGCCGGCGCCGTGCTGTACGACGCGCGCTACGCTGACGTGGTGCGCGCCGAGGCCGCCGAGTGGCGTGCCAAGGGCATCAGCGCCGTGCCCAGCGTGATCATCA is part of the Sandaracinaceae bacterium genome and encodes:
- a CDS encoding succinate dehydrogenase/fumarate reductase iron-sulfur subunit; this encodes MTTFNITLHVWRQKSPQAPGKFEDYKVLADEHMSFLEMLDVVNDDLIAKGKEPIAFDHDCREGICGACGMVINGEAHGPQKLTTTCQLHMRQFKNGPFDIWIEPFRAAGFPLLKDLVVDRSGFDRIIQAGGYISIRTGSPLDANATPIPKHVSDMAMDAAECIGCGACVAACPNASASLFTAAKITHLGLLPQGQAERPERARNMVTAMDNEGFGGCTNHGECESACPKGISVDFIARMNRDFVKASATAYERASKGDGE
- a CDS encoding fumarate reductase/succinate dehydrogenase flavoprotein subunit — translated: MELRSNEPDKSIPIEQRWTQHKMNGKLVAPANRRKYEIIVVGSGLAGGAAAASLGEMGYKVKCFCFQDSPRRAHSIAAQGGINAAKNYQNDGDSVYRLFYDTVKGGDFRAREANVYRLAELSVNIIDQCVAAGVPFAREYGGLLANRSFGGAQVSRTFYARGQTGQQLLLGAYSALEKQIEAGTVEMHTRSEMLDLVVVDGKARGIVTRDLKTGEIKPHVADVVVLCTGGYGNVFYLSTNAMGSNCTAAWRAHRKGALFANPCYTQIHPTCIPRAGEYQGKLTLMSESLRNDGRVWVPRKKEDCGKSPDQIAEKDRYYYLEEKYPAFGNLVPRDVASRNAMYVCDQGLGVGPVVDGERRAVYLDFADALKRLGRPTIEERYGNLFDMYQRITGESPYTTPMRIYPATHYTMGGIWVDYNLMTTIPGLFSGGEANFSDHGANRLGASALMQGLADGYFVLPYTVGNYIGTEASKRVGQRTFPELGEDHPEVQKVVKDVKERVKRLMNAPEPKHGPDHYHRELGKIIWTKCGMSRTKAGLEEALREIPKLRADFEKHLKITGTGEELNQTLEKAGRVEDFFELGELMCLDALTREESCGGHFRAEHEDDGEALRDDDNFAFVSAWGYTGNSAKPELHKEPLTFDYVKPSKRSYK
- a CDS encoding succinate dehydrogenase cytochrome b subunit, giving the protein MQRALTLYQSTIGKKVAMALSGLVMVGFTVGHMLGNLNAYVGEDAFNEYAATLHEAWYILWPTRFVLLAAVSVHIVSAFSLVTRNKDARPQAYHMTKHTEATFASKAMPVSGIALLLFIGFHLLHFTLAPQLFNEVHFENPFWNFYAGLSHPLLAGIYIVGNLALGLHIYHGFFSAFQTIGANHPKYNPLRRDAAVGLATILTLGNLMFPVSVHLGFIEAPAGYAAAMADANDSPASDH
- a CDS encoding DsbA family oxidoreductase, with the protein product MSTRPPQTPRLTIDIVSDVVCPWCVIGYETLAQTLRGMGLADTTEVRFHPFELNPHLAAGGQHLGEHLAQKYGSNSDQSRAARARLTSLGESLGFAFRFSDETRIYNTWRAHQLLFWARESAGLQKQLELQRLLFEAYFTEGRPIDDVPTLVEVAARAGLDAEEAGAVLYDARYADVVRAEAAEWRAKGISAVPSVIINGRSLLTGAQPEEVFRNAITRALATAPAHETNEVSP